In Aegilops tauschii subsp. strangulata cultivar AL8/78 chromosome 3, Aet v6.0, whole genome shotgun sequence, one genomic interval encodes:
- the LOC109759929 gene encoding transcription repressor OFP8, with amino-acid sequence MSSKPSSRRGSFALRQPPVVDVGCNCRRPKLFSSLLSSSSLPFRGRGGKPKSPNASSTSTTTAFTATTLGGRSGTTATSADSASWGPASFTNNSLYEDPAAARRRGQDEPEQETRRRRRQRRRRRRAAWDGGGGGAGHGEQEAEAHGRVARESVPVAVESAEPYEDFRESMVQMVVEKEIYAWDDLNDLLTQFLTLNSPRHHPLILHAFADLWTRNGLFSPPSPCQF; translated from the coding sequence ATGTCGAGCAAGCCGTCGTCCAGGAGGGGCAGCTTCGCGCTGCGGCAGCCGCCGGTGGTGGACGTCGGCTGCAACTGCCGCCGCCCGAAGCTCTTCTCCAGCCTCCTCTCCTCGTCCTCCCTGCCGTTCCGCGGCCGGGGCGGCAAGCCCAAGTCGCCCAACGCCTCCTCCACGTCCACCACCACGGCGTTCACGGCCACGACGCTCGGCGGCCGCAGCGGCACCACGGCCACCTCCGCCGACTCCGCCTCCTGGGGCCCCGCGTCCTTCACCAACAACTCGCTGTACGAGGACCCGGCGgccgcgcgccgccgcggccaggatgagccggagcaggagacgcggcgccggcggaggcagCGGCGGCGTCGCAGGCGCGCCGCctgggacggcggcggcggcggcgctgggcaCGGGGAGCAGGAGGCGGAGGCGCACGGGCGCGTGGCGCGGGAGAGCGTGCCGGTGGCGGTGGAGTCGGCGGAGCCGTACGAGGACTTCCGGGAGTCGATGGTGCAGATGGTGGTGGAGAAGGAGATCTACGCGTGGGACGACCTCAACGACCTGCTCACCCAGTTCCTCACCCTCAACTCGCCGCGCCACCACCCGCTCATCCTCCACGCCTTCGCCGACCTCTGGACCCGCAACGGCCTCTTCTCCCCTCCCTCGCCGTGCCAGTTCTAG
- the LOC109743888 gene encoding transcription repressor OFP13-like: MVIGKLGLSSLFHTKAKEEASPSPPRGDPAAAPAWAWPSCKHPRTRSFHDAPPPPGARTLASIFLDSAESSFTNSSTRRDCSDSPSTASEASAEGGADVVTGAEDAVVVGPLRSSDRLLFDPGASGATSSILEEKLPAGAREAFVGGLAVAFESADPYGDFRASMQEMVAAHGAGGWGWGWLEEMLGWYLRANGKDTHGAIVAAFVDVIVSVADPGRGSSCSSRSSSCASVDGDQ; the protein is encoded by the coding sequence ATGGTCATCGGGAAGCTGGGCTTGAGCTCCCTCTTCCACACGAAGGCCAAGGAGGAGGCCTCGCCGTCACCACCTCGAGGCGACCCGGCCGCGGCGCCGGCGTGGGCGTGGCCGTCCTGCAAGCACCCGAGAACGCGGTCCTTCCACGACGCGCCACCACCGCCCGGCGCAAGGACGCTCGCCTCCATCTTCCTCGACTCCGCCGAGAGCTCCTTCACCAACTCCTCCACGCGGCGCGACTGCTCCGACAGCCCCTCCACGGCGTCCGAGGCGTCGGCGGAGGGCGGGGCCGACGTCGTCACGGGCGCCGAGGACGCCGTCGTCGTGGGGCCGCTCCGCTCCTCCGACCGGCTCCTGTTCGACCCGGGGGCGTCGGGGGCCACGAGCTCCATACTGGAGGAGAAGCTGCCGGCGGGCGCCCGCGAGGCGTTCGTGGGCGGCCTGGCCGTGGCGTTCGAGTCGGCGGACCCGTACGGGGACTTCCGGGCGtcgatgcaggagatggtggccGCGCACGGGGCCGGCGGCTGGGGCTGGGGCTGGCTGGAGGAGATGCTGGGGTGGTACCTGCGCGCCAACGGCAAGGACACGCACGGCGCCATCGTGGCGGCCTTCGTCGACGTCATCGTCTCCGTCGCCGACCCCGGCCGCGGCTCCTCCTGCTCGTCCCGGAGCTCCTCCTGCGCGTCCGTGGACGGGGATCAGTAA